From Erwinia pyri, a single genomic window includes:
- the pflB gene encoding formate C-acetyltransferase, whose translation MSEHNEKQVAAWESFAQGEWQNSVNVRDFIQKNYTPYEGDEAFLAGATEATTALWDKVMEGIKLENRTHAPVDFDTDLASTITSHDAGYIDKSLETIVGLQTEAPLKRGLIPFGGIKMVEGSCKVYGRELDPGLKKVFTDYRKTHNQGVFDVYTPDILRCRKSGVLTGLPDAYGRGRIIGDYRRVALYGIDMLMKDKFAQFTSLQADMENGVNLEATIRLREEIADQHHALQQIKEMAAKYGCDISGPATTAQEAVQWTYFGYLAAVKSQNGAAMSFGRVSTFLDIYIERDLKAGRITELQAQELIDHLVMKLRMVRFLRTPEYDELFSGDPIWATESLAGMGVDGRTLVTKTSFRFLNTLYTMGPSPEPNMTILWSEKLPLNFKKYAAKVSIDTSSVQYENDDLMRPDFNNDDYAIACCVSPMIVGKQMQFFGARANLAKTMLYAINGGVDEKMKMQVGPKEAPMMDEVLDYTKVMERMDHFMDWLAKQYVTALNIIHYMHDKYSYEASLMALHDRDVYRTMACGIAGLSVAADSLSAIKYAKVSTIRDEDGLAVDFKIEGEYPQFGNNDSRVDDIACDLVERFMKKIQKLQTYRNAVPTQSVLTITSNVVYGKKTGNTPDGRRAGAPFGPGANPMHGRDQKGAVASLTSVAKLPFAYAKDGISYTFSIVPNALGKDDDVRKANLAGLMDGYFHHEASIEGGQHLNVNVMNREMLLEAMEDPEKYPQLTIRVSGYAVRFNSLTKEQQQDVITRTFTQSM comes from the coding sequence ATGAGCGAGCACAACGAAAAACAGGTTGCGGCTTGGGAAAGCTTTGCACAGGGTGAATGGCAGAACAGCGTCAACGTGCGTGACTTCATTCAGAAAAACTATACCCCGTATGAAGGTGATGAAGCGTTTCTGGCCGGTGCTACTGAAGCCACTACCGCCCTGTGGGATAAGGTAATGGAAGGCATCAAGCTGGAGAACCGTACCCATGCGCCGGTCGATTTTGATACCGACCTTGCCTCCACTATCACCTCTCACGATGCGGGCTACATCGATAAAAGTCTGGAAACCATTGTTGGCCTGCAGACTGAAGCACCGCTGAAACGCGGTCTGATTCCGTTCGGCGGCATCAAAATGGTGGAAGGCTCCTGTAAAGTATATGGCCGTGAGCTGGACCCGGGTCTGAAAAAAGTCTTTACCGATTACCGCAAAACTCATAACCAGGGTGTGTTCGACGTCTACACACCGGACATCCTTCGCTGCCGTAAATCTGGCGTGCTGACTGGTTTGCCGGATGCCTATGGCCGTGGTCGTATCATCGGTGACTACCGCCGCGTTGCGCTGTACGGCATTGATATGCTGATGAAAGACAAATTTGCACAGTTCACCTCGCTGCAGGCTGACATGGAAAATGGCGTGAACCTTGAAGCCACTATCCGCCTGCGTGAAGAGATTGCCGATCAGCATCATGCGCTGCAGCAGATTAAAGAGATGGCGGCAAAATATGGCTGCGATATCTCAGGCCCGGCCACTACTGCTCAGGAAGCGGTGCAGTGGACCTACTTTGGCTATCTGGCGGCGGTGAAATCCCAGAACGGCGCGGCTATGTCATTCGGTCGTGTATCAACCTTCCTGGATATCTATATTGAACGTGACCTGAAAGCGGGCAGAATCACCGAACTGCAGGCGCAGGAGCTGATTGATCACCTGGTCATGAAACTGCGTATGGTTCGTTTCCTGCGTACCCCTGAGTATGATGAACTCTTCTCCGGCGACCCGATTTGGGCAACAGAATCACTGGCTGGTATGGGCGTTGATGGTCGTACTCTGGTCACCAAGACCAGCTTCCGTTTCCTGAATACCCTCTACACTATGGGTCCTTCTCCGGAACCGAACATGACCATCCTGTGGTCTGAAAAGCTGCCGCTGAATTTCAAAAAATATGCGGCTAAAGTCTCTATCGACACCTCATCCGTGCAGTATGAAAACGATGATTTGATGCGTCCTGACTTTAACAATGATGATTACGCCATCGCCTGCTGCGTCAGCCCAATGATCGTCGGCAAACAGATGCAGTTCTTTGGTGCCCGCGCTAACCTGGCAAAAACCATGCTCTACGCCATTAACGGCGGCGTGGATGAAAAAATGAAAATGCAGGTGGGTCCGAAAGAAGCCCCAATGATGGACGAAGTGCTGGACTACACCAAAGTGATGGAGCGTATGGATCACTTCATGGACTGGCTGGCTAAGCAGTATGTGACCGCGCTGAATATCATCCACTATATGCATGATAAATACAGTTACGAAGCTTCGCTGATGGCGCTGCATGACCGCGATGTCTATCGCACTATGGCTTGCGGTATTGCGGGCCTCTCCGTAGCGGCGGATTCTCTCTCTGCAATTAAATATGCCAAAGTCTCCACTATTCGTGATGAAGATGGCCTGGCTGTAGACTTCAAAATTGAAGGTGAATACCCGCAGTTTGGTAACAACGATTCACGCGTGGATGATATCGCCTGCGACCTGGTCGAACGTTTCATGAAAAAAATTCAGAAACTGCAGACTTACCGTAACGCGGTGCCAACCCAGTCGGTGCTCACTATCACTTCTAACGTGGTGTATGGTAAGAAAACGGGTAATACCCCGGATGGCCGCCGCGCTGGCGCTCCGTTTGGACCAGGTGCCAACCCAATGCACGGCCGCGATCAGAAAGGGGCGGTTGCTTCACTGACTTCCGTGGCTAAACTGCCGTTTGCCTACGCAAAAGATGGCATCTCTTATACTTTCTCCATCGTGCCAAATGCGCTGGGTAAAGATGATGATGTGCGTAAAGCGAATCTGGCCGGTTTGATGGATGGCTACTTCCACCACGAAGCCAGTATTGAAGGCGGTCAGCACCTGAACGTCAACGTCATGAACCGTGAGATGCTGCTGGAGGCGATGGAAGATCCCGAAAAATATCCACAGCTGACTATCCGCGTATCAGGTTATGCCGTGCGCTTTAACTCTTTAACCAAAGAGCAGCAGCAGGATGTGATTACCCGTACGTTTACTCAGAGCATGTAA
- the pflA gene encoding pyruvate formate lyase 1-activating protein gives MSVKGRIHSFESCGTVDGPGIRFITFFQGCLMRCLYCHNRDTWDTHGGKEVTVEELMKDVVSYRHFMNASGGGVTASGGEAILQAEFVRDWFRACHAEGIHTCLDTNGFVRRYDPVIDELLEVTDLVMLDLKQINDDVHQILVGVSNHRTLDFARYLSKKKIRTWIRYVVVPGYSDDDDSAHRLGEFTRDMGNVEKIELLPYHELGKHKWVAMGEEYKLDGVHPPKKETMDRVKNILEGYGHKVMY, from the coding sequence ATGTCAGTCAAAGGTCGCATCCACTCATTCGAATCCTGCGGTACCGTCGACGGTCCCGGCATCCGTTTTATCACCTTCTTCCAGGGCTGCCTGATGCGCTGCCTCTATTGCCACAACCGTGACACCTGGGATACCCACGGCGGCAAAGAGGTCACCGTTGAGGAGCTGATGAAAGATGTCGTCTCCTACCGGCACTTTATGAATGCCTCCGGCGGTGGCGTTACCGCTTCCGGCGGTGAGGCCATTCTTCAGGCGGAGTTTGTCCGGGACTGGTTCAGAGCCTGTCATGCAGAAGGCATTCACACCTGTCTGGATACTAATGGCTTTGTCCGTCGCTACGATCCGGTGATTGATGAACTGCTCGAAGTGACCGATCTGGTGATGCTGGATCTCAAGCAGATAAATGATGATGTGCATCAGATCCTGGTCGGCGTCTCCAATCATCGTACGCTGGATTTCGCCCGCTATCTCTCGAAAAAGAAAATCCGTACCTGGATCCGCTATGTCGTGGTGCCGGGTTATTCCGATGATGATGATTCAGCCCATCGTCTGGGGGAGTTTACCCGTGATATGGGTAACGTGGAAAAAATCGAGCTGCTGCCCTATCACGAACTGGGCAAACATAAGTGGGTGGCGATGGGCGAAGAATATAAGCTGGATGGCGTCCATCCGCCGAAAAAAGAGACGATGGATCGCGTTAAAAACATTCTGGAAGGTTACGGTCATAAAGTGATGTACTGA
- a CDS encoding MFS transporter, protein MSIWSRPVIVLLCGLLLMTVSIAVLNTLVPLWLTHDLLPTWQVGVVSSSYYTGNLAGTLLAGWTIKTLGFNRSYYIASILFALATAALGLESGFWAWTLWRFVAGIGCAVIWVVVESALLCSGTLRNRGQLLAAYMIVYYLGTVAGQLLVSKVSTDLLHVLPWVTGVVLAAILPLVFARITAKGNDEEAAPGRMWPMLRRRTARLGVNGCIISGILLGSLYGLMPLYLSHQGMNDATVGYWMALMVSAGIVGQWPVGRLADRYGRLLVLRVQIFVVILGAIAMLGNAAMAPALFVLGCAGFTLYPVAMSWACEKVAHHELVAMNQALLLSYTTGSLTGPAVTSMLMQNYSDRVLFVMIAAVAFIYLVMLLRKADKQATPVAHA, encoded by the coding sequence ATGTCCATCTGGTCACGCCCTGTTATTGTGCTGCTTTGCGGCCTTTTGCTGATGACGGTTTCTATTGCCGTGCTGAATACTCTGGTTCCGCTCTGGCTGACCCACGATCTCTTGCCAACCTGGCAGGTAGGTGTTGTAAGCTCTTCTTATTACACCGGGAACCTGGCTGGAACGCTGCTGGCAGGCTGGACAATAAAAACGCTTGGCTTTAATCGCAGTTATTATATTGCTTCAATCCTGTTTGCTTTGGCGACTGCGGCGCTCGGGCTGGAGAGCGGTTTCTGGGCCTGGACTCTGTGGCGGTTCGTCGCCGGTATCGGTTGTGCCGTGATCTGGGTGGTGGTGGAAAGCGCCCTGTTATGCAGCGGCACGCTGCGCAATCGTGGACAGCTGCTTGCCGCCTACATGATTGTGTATTACCTCGGTACCGTAGCCGGGCAGCTGTTGGTGAGTAAAGTTTCCACCGATTTGCTGCATGTGTTGCCGTGGGTGACTGGCGTGGTGTTGGCGGCTATTCTGCCGCTGGTCTTTGCCAGGATCACGGCGAAAGGTAATGACGAAGAGGCAGCGCCTGGCCGCATGTGGCCAATGTTACGCCGCCGTACTGCGCGTCTTGGCGTTAATGGCTGTATTATTTCAGGTATTCTGCTGGGCTCACTCTATGGCCTGATGCCGCTTTATCTCTCTCACCAGGGCATGAACGATGCTACGGTAGGATACTGGATGGCGCTGATGGTCAGCGCTGGAATAGTGGGACAGTGGCCGGTAGGGCGTCTGGCCGATCGCTACGGTCGCCTGCTGGTGCTGCGCGTGCAGATCTTTGTAGTGATCCTTGGTGCCATTGCTATGTTGGGTAACGCCGCTATGGCTCCCGCTCTGTTTGTACTGGGCTGCGCTGGCTTTACGCTTTACCCGGTGGCAATGTCATGGGCCTGCGAAAAAGTCGCACACCATGAGCTGGTGGCAATGAATCAGGCTTTACTGTTGAGCTACACCACTGGCAGCCTGACAGGCCCGGCGGTAACCTCTATGCTGATGCAAAACTACTCCGATCGCGTGCTGTTTGTGATGATCGCTGCGGTCGCATTTATCTACCTGGTGATGCTGCTGCGCAAAGCGGACAAGCAGGCCACACCAGTGGCTCATGCCTGA
- the serS gene encoding serine--tRNA ligase — protein MLDPNLLRNEPDAVAEKLARRGFKLDVDTLRSHEERRKVLQVETESLQAERNSRSKSIGQAKARGEDIEPLRQEVNALGERLDAAKAELDELQNAIREMASAIPNLPVDEVPLGKDDSENLEISRWGTPRTFDFAVRDHVELGEMASGLDFAMGVKLTGSRFVVMQGQIALMHRALSQFMLDLHTEQHGYLETYVPYLVNHTSLYGTGQLPKFGEDLFHTRPLEEEASSSDYALIPTSEVPLTNMVRDEILEEESLPLKFTAHTPCFRSEAGAYGRDTRGLIRMHQFDKVEMVQITRPEDSMDALEELVGHAEKVLQLLNLPYRKVLLCTGDMGFGSCKTYDLEVWLPAQDTYREISSCSNMGDFQARRMQARCRTKTEKKPRLVHTLNGSGLAVGRTLVAVLENYQQADGRIAVPDVLKPYMKGLDFIG, from the coding sequence ATGCTCGATCCCAATCTGCTGCGTAATGAGCCAGACGCAGTCGCTGAAAAACTGGCACGCCGGGGCTTTAAGCTTGACGTTGATACGCTGCGTTCTCACGAAGAACGCCGCAAAGTTCTGCAGGTAGAAACGGAATCTTTGCAGGCGGAACGTAACTCCCGATCCAAATCTATCGGGCAAGCCAAGGCGCGTGGGGAAGATATCGAGCCATTACGTCAGGAAGTGAACGCGCTGGGCGAACGCCTGGACGCGGCCAAAGCGGAACTGGATGAACTTCAGAATGCCATTCGTGAAATGGCTTCAGCTATTCCTAACCTCCCGGTTGATGAAGTCCCACTGGGTAAAGATGACAGCGAAAATCTGGAAATCAGCCGTTGGGGCACACCCCGCACCTTTGATTTTGCCGTGCGTGACCACGTGGAGCTGGGCGAAATGGCTTCCGGTCTGGATTTTGCCATGGGTGTCAAACTCACCGGTTCACGCTTTGTGGTGATGCAGGGCCAGATTGCGCTAATGCACCGTGCCCTGAGCCAGTTTATGCTGGATCTGCATACCGAGCAGCATGGCTACCTGGAAACTTATGTGCCTTATCTGGTAAACCATACCTCTTTGTACGGTACCGGCCAGCTGCCTAAGTTTGGTGAAGATCTGTTCCATACTCGTCCGCTGGAAGAAGAGGCCTCCAGCAGTGATTATGCGCTGATCCCAACTTCTGAAGTGCCGCTGACCAATATGGTGCGTGATGAGATCCTTGAAGAAGAGTCTTTGCCGCTGAAGTTCACCGCTCATACGCCTTGCTTCCGTTCTGAAGCGGGCGCCTATGGCCGTGACACCCGTGGGCTTATCCGTATGCACCAGTTCGACAAGGTTGAGATGGTGCAGATCACTCGTCCTGAAGACTCTATGGATGCGCTGGAAGAGCTGGTAGGCCACGCCGAAAAGGTGTTGCAGCTGCTGAACTTGCCTTACCGTAAGGTGCTGCTGTGCACGGGCGATATGGGCTTTGGCTCCTGCAAAACCTACGATCTGGAAGTGTGGCTGCCTGCTCAGGATACCTACCGTGAGATCTCTTCCTGTTCCAATATGGGTGATTTCCAGGCACGCCGGATGCAGGCTCGCTGCCGCACTAAAACCGAGAAGAAACCTCGTCTGGTGCATACCCTTAACGGCTCGGGCCTGGCAGTTGGCCGTACGCTGGTAGCCGTATTGGAAAACTACCAGCAGGCTGATGGTCGTATTGCAGTGCCGGACGTGCTGAAACCTTATATGAAAGGCCTGGATTTCATCGGCTAA
- a CDS encoding replication-associated recombination protein A, with product MSNLSLDFSHNEFQPLAARMRPRTLAEYIGQQHLLAAGKPLPRAIEAGHLHSMILWGPPGTGKTTLAEIIGRYGQADVERISAVTSGVKEIREAIERARHNRDAGRRTILFVDEVHRFNKSQQDAFLPHIEDGTITFIGATTENPSFELNSALLSRARVYLLKSLTSDDIEIVLDQAMKESERGYGKQNIVLPADTRRMVAELVNGDARRALNTLEMMADMAEVNSKGKRELTAKLLNEVSGERSARFDNKGDRYYDLISALHKSVRGSSADAALYWYARIITAGGDPLYVARRLLAIASEDVGNADPRAMQVAISAWDCFTRVGPAEGERAIAQAIVYLACAPKSNAVYTAFKAAMRDARENPDFDVPEHLRNAPTKLMKEMGLGAEYRYAHDEPNAYAAGEDYFPPEMAQTRYYRPTSRGLEGKIGEKLAWLAEQDQNSPTKRYR from the coding sequence TTGAGCAATCTGTCTCTGGATTTCTCCCACAACGAATTTCAGCCTCTGGCCGCCCGTATGCGGCCACGCACTCTGGCTGAATATATTGGTCAGCAACATCTGCTGGCTGCCGGCAAGCCTCTACCGCGTGCGATTGAGGCGGGGCATCTTCACTCGATGATCCTGTGGGGGCCGCCAGGCACCGGTAAAACCACGCTGGCAGAAATTATTGGTCGCTATGGTCAGGCGGATGTTGAACGCATCTCCGCCGTGACCTCGGGGGTAAAAGAGATCCGCGAGGCAATTGAGCGAGCCAGACATAATCGCGATGCCGGCCGCCGCACCATCCTGTTTGTCGACGAAGTTCACCGGTTTAATAAAAGCCAGCAGGATGCCTTCCTGCCACATATTGAAGATGGCACCATCACCTTTATTGGCGCCACCACAGAAAACCCCTCTTTCGAACTTAACTCTGCTCTTCTTTCCCGCGCGCGCGTCTATCTGCTGAAATCCCTGACCAGTGACGACATTGAAATTGTGCTGGATCAGGCAATGAAAGAGAGCGAGCGTGGCTATGGTAAGCAGAATATTGTTCTGCCTGCGGATACCCGGCGCATGGTGGCAGAGTTAGTCAATGGCGATGCCCGTCGCGCCCTGAATACGCTGGAGATGATGGCGGACATGGCCGAGGTAAACAGCAAGGGCAAACGCGAGCTGACGGCTAAACTGCTCAATGAAGTTTCAGGTGAGCGCAGCGCCCGTTTTGATAATAAAGGCGATCGTTATTACGACTTGATCTCTGCGCTGCATAAATCCGTGCGCGGCTCCTCTGCGGACGCGGCACTCTACTGGTATGCCCGCATCATCACGGCGGGTGGCGATCCACTCTATGTGGCGCGGCGTTTGCTGGCGATCGCCTCTGAAGATGTCGGCAATGCGGATCCGCGTGCTATGCAGGTTGCTATCTCAGCCTGGGATTGCTTTACGCGCGTAGGCCCCGCAGAAGGGGAAAGGGCGATTGCGCAAGCTATTGTCTATTTAGCCTGCGCGCCAAAAAGTAATGCGGTGTATACCGCTTTCAAAGCAGCCATGCGCGATGCGCGTGAAAACCCCGATTTTGACGTGCCGGAACATCTGCGTAACGCACCCACTAAACTAATGAAAGAGATGGGGCTGGGGGCTGAGTATCGTTACGCGCACGACGAGCCCAACGCCTATGCCGCAGGCGAGGATTACTTCCCGCCGGAAATGGCGCAAACGCGCTACTACCGACCAACCTCCCGTGGCCTTGAAGGAAAGATTGGTGAAAAGCTCGCCTGGCTGGCTGAGCAGGATCAAAATAGCCCGACAAAACGCTATCGTTGA